ATCTTTGAGTGGATGATTTACACAAGGAAGAAAAACATAGTAGAATCAGTACTGCGgggaaatcgttgacggtttggctgAATTTTTAGAAGACCTGCTCTCGGCTTTTATACGTTGAAGGTTCCGTCGAAGGTTGTCTGAACATGCAAAGATGTTTTGGTCTCGGTATCTTTCCATCAATGGTTTGACCataaaccgttgatggtttaaGATCTAATCGTCAACGGTTTGCTGAAACCGTCGACAGATTCGCTCGGGAGACCAGttctaatttcaaattttgaatatgaaagTTAGTATGGTTGGGTGTTTGGGGGGAAACCTCTGTAGTGTGTATAAATACATCATTCTAGGTGTATTCTAAAAAAGTAAGATATTGTATTGTGTCCTTAGTCACCAAGATTGTGAAACTTTGCCAAGTTCTCCCtggatgtaggcattaccgaaccacgtaatttcttattttattattcttgTTTTCAAAtatactctgtgtgtgtgtgtgtgtgtgttccatatttgttcttcattgatTGCTACTTTTGATTTCCACTGTGTAAATTTGAGTTCATTCACAACAAAATCAATTTCCTTGTATATATAAGTTTTGGACCCTtctgtattttttattattcttaaaTCAAAACTatataatctttgaaaaataagaaattgaAGTTTGAATTTGCTTAATTGCCTTTTTTGATTAGGATAAGTATTGCACGTGTTCTTATTTCTTTGCTTTAAGGGTTATAATGCTGTCTTTACTTGCATGTGCATCTCATTTTTGATAACTTTGATTTAACTAAATGTTCTTTTTGACCATAGGATTCAATCACTTTGACATCTTGGCTTACCTTTTTGACATGATTAGGTAGATATCTCTTTATTAAGAAATTTATTCCCCTATATTACACtttgttaaatattaaaatactttTAATCAAGCTATCAATAGATATCATAGAGACACACACTACTACTTGTTAATAATTTCTTGAGGTAAAGGAAGTCTTGTGTTCCATATTGGACTAGCATGAGGAACACAAAGTTGATCAATGCTAAATAAAAGGttgataaaaaattaattaaagaataATTAATATGAATTGGTGATTATATATGACTTAGTAGGTACCATTCTCTTCCATTTTTGGAATCTTCAACAATTGAAGTAATACTTACCGAACAAgggataaaattattcaaaaattctatttaattgtATGCAACTTCTTAACATTTGGGCCTCCAACTctacttttaaaatcatttataatatattattcgATCAATATTCACTGTATTAAGGATATATCTCAAATATTATTAGTCATTaattttatcttcaattttacttagAAGCACATGTcacattaatttaaaaataaagcatCACAAAAAAGCATTCAAACAATTCAAATAATTCCTATCAGCTCTATTTTGATAACCAACGGTGTAAAAAAGTTTTTAATAGAATACATTCAATgcaacaaaattaaaaaataaataagaaaagagaatttacttttcataatcgTGCAAAAAACAAGATGAGAATTTTAACATGGAGATTGAGGGCTAATATTGTCTAAAACATGCATAATAGTATGCGTGATTGGTGTATATATTTGTGACATCAAATTCCTAGAATATCCCTTGTGGATAAGGATACGTGATGTCGTAATACCTTACCACAGCCACGCTATAATTACATGTATACTCTACGAACACACTAGAAGCAAAAACAAATGATCAGAAATTATGCGCAAGTGATGTGTATTatctattatttatttaatgtttaaaaaagttcttatattttttatttataaaaatgaaaaaaatattttccctaaaaatgaaattaactaaagtttaaatttattatgtgacagttcaaaataatattaaagatcccttctctctcttcttAACAATTTTTTAATTccctaaaataatttaaattaaaaattttacatCCAACTACCAAAAAATTTGTCTTCTTTCTTCCTCTGGTGAACCAAAACTAGgttaaaaaaataagaagaaaagctTTGAATTAGGGCGTGTGCTTCACGCTCATTATTCGCGAGTGGAGCATTCTACCAACAGGCGCGTCGAGTTGCCGACTGCGGTGGATTTGGATAAATACTATACCCCTAGTCTCTTTTGACCTGACACGTGTCACCGATTTTGCGAGGATCGCAAATTTGAATAAAAGTTGTCAACGCGAGGTGCAACTGCGGGACAGGTGGCGGTCACGTGTTCGAAGTTCACAGGCCTTTTGTGCCCTGTGAGGTGGGATTAAGATTTCTTTCTAAATAGCGGTCCTACGTTCTAGAAAGTAGACCCTAGAGAGAGAAACAGGGCTATAACGGTTGGTAAGAGCGTGAGGCTCTGTTCGTCGCACCACAAACGCGGAAGTTTTGGAttagaattttagagagagatagGGAGTGTTTCTTCTGAGAGTGCGTGGGCTCTAGAGAGAGATAGGAGGAGGGAGAACAAATTTCCTTTGAATACGGTTTGTTTGTGATTTTGATCTTAACCCAGAGAGGAAGCTCTTGCCCTTTTTGGATATCGAATTTTCAGAGAGacatagggtttttttttttggggtagaGTTTGAGAGAGGGGTAGCGATTTGTTCTTCGTTTGCTTGAAACTGTGTTTGTGTGAATTTGCAGGTGAAAATGGCGAGTTCGGTGGACAGGGAAACACAATCAACTCCCAAACATGAGGCTGTTTCCTTAGAGCTCCCAGCCCCCTCTGGCTGGAAGAaactggtctctctctctctctctctctctctctctctacgcgCGCGCACACACGCACACCCCTAATTTCTGCTGCTCTATGTTTTTCTTGAATTCCATCATGTTTTTTATTGGATTCGTTAATTGTAGAATTGGGGGTAGTTTTTTTTCCCCCCCAAGCTAGGGTTTGTGGCAAAAGTTGTGTGAATAACATTGATTTGTTTTCTAGGGTTTTATTGAAGGCCGGTGGTTATTTGTTGTGGTCgttaagaaatttttttattctatttctaTTCTTAGAATAATCATTAAACCCGTTGAATAATCGGTTCCttgtttttctttaaaaagaaaacggagttttttcccttttccttccCTTGGTTAATTTTCCTTTCAGATCCATAATTTATTTCTAAGATACAGGGTAGGACGAGtaaagaaatgaaatttgaaaatctATTTCTTGAGATTACTTGTCATTTGAACTTTGAAGCCTGAGGGGGAAAGGAAATTTTATTAGGTTCAGATTACATTGGCCATTTGCACACTTCtgtttctttctcttctttcctACCAACCGTAGTGTAGATTGTGGATAATATTTGAATGAAGAACCTTGTATTTTTGTATTGGGACTAGTTGCTAGTCTCAACCAACATTACCTTGTATTGAGGAACCACactacctaaaagcttaagtgaTTAGGTGAGGGCCAATAATAGTTTTTATTATCTAATGCACCCTCTTAAATTTGTGGACAAAGCACAATCCAATTATTTACCTCACGCTAAAAGTTTAACTATACTGGGATATTTGAGGTTCTAACTCTCCTACCATTACGTGGGAGAACCTTTGATGCCATATTGACGGACCACTCACCTAAGAGCTTAAGTTCTTAGATGAGGGTCTAAGAATACATGTTTGTATATAATACCTAGAGTGTAGAGTGTTCTAGTTTGTGGGGCAGGAGTTTTGAATTTCCGCACAGCATGTCCTAATTTAATAAGGTTTTCACTAATAAATTAGATTGACAAGTACTATAAAGAAACATATAATGTGTAAGTGATTTACTTTtactaataaaaatatatattaaatgggaATTTGTTTAGCTAGAACTTCATATCCCCAAATTTGGTGTTCTAGAGTGAAGTATCTTATGCTTCAAAATATTTGTACCTATTGCACTTTggtgagataattgtgttttctAGTTTGGTAACTATGTTCTCATTCCATATCCTTTCTTGGTATGTTGTTCCTTTGTCTTCTTTAAAATGTTTTTCtactaaataatatttttaaagaatAACTCCTCAAACAGATTAAAGCCTTAGTTTTGTTTGTTTATTGGAATTATGGGTTGCTAGTCTCACTCCATAATGTCGCTTTGATGGGAGCTGTTCCTTTAGACTTTCGACAATAAATTTGGAGCCAACATGCCCTTGTAAGAGGAGGTAAAATCTTTCTTCTCTTACATTTGAAGaggttaaaaaaatttattttatttaaatttttatgttgTGTGAAAAGGGTAGATGTTCGCAGCCCATATAGCAACCCAACTAtctaaatttattttctaaagTGTTTGAGCTTTTCAATCACTAGACAAAAATTTTATGATGGATTAATTTTGCTTTATATGTCTATTGTAGATATTAGAGTAAAAAATTTCAGTATAATTTCAATAACCAcaaaacatttttaaattaaCATTAGTAAGTTGACATGAAATTTGTTAAAAATCAAACTCAAGATTTGTTTTTGAAAGATTGTCATTGTCATAGGAAGAGAAAGGAATATATCTTTAGCTAGGTACCACAAAaaaattgctattatttttttgGGCTAAGGTGGGGCAGGGTCCCTGCGGTCCCGGGGGTGCGGGATAAAATCCTGGTGGGCATCACTCCTAGCAAGATTTTTGCATTTACTATTCACATAGGtaaaattttggattttatttgtcagattttattttgtaattCATGATTTTTAAGGATTTTTTCGTATTTGGTTTTTGGTGGAAAGCTCATGCAATGGTTGTAATATGTGATGTTTGGGATAGCTTGCATGCCCAATTGAAATTCTCTGCATCTGTTCAACTTGGTACTTATGAGTTATGACCAAATTGAGATTGTCATTCATAACTTGGGTGACTTTGGTGTTAGTTGGCAATGAAGTAATGAACCTGGGATTGGGAATTCTTGTTCCCTATtgtggaatttgcttacaataatttGGTTCTGTTGAGGTTGTCCATGGTTTCTCCCCTTATTTAGCTGGTTGATGTTATCCCATTGCCTCATGATGCCTCAAGATGCCCATCCCATTGTTTTAGCCGTATTTGCCCAGCACATTCACAATAAGTACTGCACATTATAAACTAGTTGCTGATGCTATCTGCATGCATGTagagtttgatgaggatgatattaTACCATCACCCATTCCTTTCTTCATGCTGTCTTTTGCCTACGACATTTGCAATCTTCATGTTGAAATTAGGCGAAAGATTGCTGGAAGTATTACATGATAGAAACTAGTTGTTGATGCTCACTGCAGGCTTTTAGAATTTTATGAGGGTGACTACATCATGAGCATATATCCTGAGCATTACCTGATGcattccttttatatatatatatatatatatatatatatatatatatatatatatatatattcgctCTTCACATTATTCATCAACTTGTCCCTAACACTCATGTTCTTGAAGATTAAATACAAATAATGGTCCTATTTTAATTGTTTAGGAGTTAACACCTTATTGAGGCACATTAGAGCATCCTCTGTGCATATAGATATTTCTCCTCGCAGAACAGCTTTTTCTCATAAGCTGTAACTCCTTGTCTTCTCATGGACCACAGCCTGTAGATTATGTTGAGAGTATCTTAGATGATGAGCAGTCGTTTCTGCTCATGGTGGCTGCTGATGGCACCTTGTGAAGTGGAAGAATTGGCTTTCTTCTGAATCCATGTGCATATTGATGATGAATTGTGCCATTATTGATCCCAGAGCAATGCATCCCTTGTTCCTCAGTAAAGCGTGTTCTCCACCATGGTGGAAATGGTGGGTAATAGGGATTTCCATGTTTAACATAGGCATATGTGTAATTTATGCTTTTATTTGTCAGATTTATATTGtaattttgggtttttagggtttccatattGTTTCCTTATTTAGGGGCCAAAAGACTTTATGTAGACTGTATCATCTAATGTGGGATTGCTTGCATGATTTAGGGTTGAGAACCctattgagattttattttttccTCCATTTTacctttttcttctattttcattgttttcttttattttctctttgttTCTCCCCTGTCAATAGATTCTGCATGTCCTCTCCATGACCTCCTAAATATGCGCACGCGcacaccccaaaaaaaaaaaaaaaaaacatcaaagaAGAGCTCAACCTAGTTGTGAGCATTGTGGAGAAGGTATAAaccatttggaaaaaaaaaaaaagaaaaaggaaaaaagcaAGGTTTTGTCGCAGAACCTGTTGTTAAAAGGTGACAACTTCCCAGTGATGCAGGTAATTTTGTTCATTTAACTAGAATGTTCTTATGCAGATATTTGGTGGTCTTTGTGTGGGCTATATATAAATTTGCTTCTTGAATCTTGAATGCTCTTGCCTTTTTTGTCACCACTGGTCACCAAGCATGCAAACAGGCAAATGATCAGAGTTCCAGTCAAGTGTTGTTGACTGGACACTCATTTGGGTAATACCTATGAGAGTATGAAGATATTCTTCTTTGATAATTTGGTCCTTGTTAAGTGTTGTTTGGTAAAACAATTAGTTCATCAAATATTGATggctcattttttttatttgactgCGTTTGGATTTAACataatttaagtattagtgattctttttcttttatgcTTAATTTATTGTGGGATTCACTTTACATTTAATTATGCCTTCACATGTGAattcaatattaaaaaaaattagttgttAATTTGGATGTAGTTGccatcttgtgtgtgtgtgtgtgaaaataTAGCAAGTAGTGTTGATTGTTTGGATGCGTCCATCATTGGATTAGAATTTACCTTCATTCATGGTTGTTGGACAAGGAGTGCTGATACCCCAACTTCCTCTAGGTTACTGTAATGATGGGCTATATGATGGCTAAAATTGCAATTTCTTGTGTGAAGGATGTTAGGACTCCTAGGCCTGCtctgtttcaattttttttttttaaagttgtaTTAAGCTAAAGCTTGATTGAGAACAATGTTTACAATATTATCAAGTGAACACATCCAAGGTTGTTAATAATATGTGCTGCCCCTGTTGACTTTGGTAGGAATTAGGTTAGTTGTGTTTCATGTATTTAATGCTATGATGAGGGCTATTCTGAAGGGGGAACACAGTCAGATAATTTTAGATGCATCAGATGAGAATGTGAAAGACAGCAGGATAAGTTAATTACTTGCAGGGCAAAACGCAGAATCACAAGGGATGAAGGAAATGATCTCTTCCCCATTGTGGGAGAAGGGCTTGGATTCTCTGCAGTGgctttgatttgaaattttaggTTTGATCACACTTGAATGGCTCCCTGGAAGATGTGAGAAATTTCCTGTGCGCAATACTGGCTAAGTATCTAGTGATTGCCAATTCCACATTCTAACATTTATGTAAAGACCATTTCTATAAAATTTGGGCATTCCACCCTTTTCTATCTAGTTAGTGCATGTGACCGTTAACATTCAAATGAGAAAATTAAAATATAGCCACATCAATGTTTAATGTTTTCGAAGATGATATGATTAAGTACTAATACTTATCCACAAGCCCACTAAAATGACAAAACTGCCTATCCGATTTGTTTTGGACTTTAGTATCCTGCATGCAAATGTTTTGGATCCAAAAATTGAGATGCCTCTAAATGGCGATTATGCCCTGGAAAAACCCTCTAAACTCAAAAGTTATGCCTTGCAATGAAATTTGAAATATGAGTTCTGCTAAAGTTCCACCTTGTTTGCCCAAGTTGTTGACTGGAACTAGATATGGGAGCTAGACTGGCCAATTGAAGAGCTCTTAGAGGGCTTCACAGAGTTCTGCTTGTAGATTTTAACACAATGGGCTGTAATGGCTGTTACGCTGCATTATCTCTGCCTTGGTCTAAACCATGTAATGAGAGGAGGTTGTTAGTTTGATTAGTGCAGCGACCATAAAAATGTCGACTGCTAAGAAGAAATATTGCGTATTTGCATTTTCTGGCGTTTATTGCAGAAAATATCATAGGATATCACTTTGACCCATTTACATAATATATGTCGAACATGGGGTGTGCAAGTGTGAAGAGGTTTAATAAGGAAAAAGCTGATTTCATTAccaaaaagagaagaaagaagctATGCATTTCTACAGCATACTGCGAAGAAAACAGTATCCTCCTGCAGAAACAGTATCCTCTTACAGaaacagtattttcaaatcaTGAAAATGTGTGCATGTATATCATGAATGCTACCTgctaattttaaaagaaaacattgaGGAGAAAACCAAAATTTATTTTGGTTTCAGTGAAAAAGTTCAAGAGTTTCTCTCTTGTCCAAGTTGGGCTGCTTTACTGTTTTctttattttaccatatattatGCAGAAAAGTAATATGATTATATAGATGAGCTTCAGTAGTGGAGGTTTCTTTCTTATGCCAACTTTGATTTAGATTCACTTAAGAGACATTAGAGGCACATTTATATGGATGAGCTTCAGTAGTGGAGGTTTCTTTCTTATGCCAACTTTGATTTAGATTCACTTAAGCGACATTAGAGGCACATTAGTATGATTAGTTTAGATAAGAGGAAGTTTATAAATGTCTAATTTCAATCTTCATGGTTCTTGCACGAAGATGTTGCAGATTCGATTGCTTTGGATTGCATATCCTACATCTATGAATGTAGCCATGTAAGATTATATATGAAGGGAATGAAGGGATCATAATATTTTCTTGTATGCCTTTAAACTAATATTGCTGTACTGTCTGTGCAATTTGTTTCCTTCTGATCGATTTTTGGTAGTAAAAAAATGTGTCCTGCAGTGCTTGGAGAGGTGTGTGATCCTTTATAGGATTAAATGGTGGTACATAGATTCATGTAACCAACCCAAAGTAGGAAAGAAGGCCTAATGGAGATGAATTGAACTGATTAACGTGAAAATAACTGATAGGAGACATAAACGTGAAAATAACTGATGAAGAGACTTAAATTTCAGGTTACTCTATTCAAGCTAATGAGAAATCATCTGCTCATGCAGATTTAAGTAACTGATTATGGAGTTGATGCACTTCCACAGTGAAGAATGGTGGTGTTATTTGTTGATAATGATATGTTGATTTGAGTGACCAAGGGGAGGGGAACAGAGCATTAAGGTTGTTGGACAATGTTTGGTACTAAGctctttgaaaatatttgaagACTGATGGAAGCAATCCTGATATCATTAAATTTGCATTATGCTGGAGGCAAATATTGCTCATGTCGCGATAACTGTCTCTCATGTAATCTGTGGTGCAAGAACGTTGATAATTGAGCCTAGGGTTTAAGTAGTGCAAATAACTAAGCATAGCTGAGAAGAATATGTGTTAATACTTTGATGAATGGACAAATAACATTAAAATTAGCTGAAGAGAAATTTTAGCTGTGTCAAGAATCTTAAAGATCCCTAACAGAGCTCCTTAGCATCTAATTTAGAATGAAGATGTTGAGCCAACCATTTTCATTATGTGTAGCAAAAGATCCATTACAAGACCTCTTTCAGAAATCTAATTTAGAATGAAGCTAAAGTGTGTTTGAAGTAGCAAGAAAAATATGGTAGGAGCATGTTTCATGTCGCCAAATGAAAGAATTTGTGTCAAGACACCAATAAGTCGGTGCCTTCTGATTCCATCTTTGAATCCAAATTCAACAGATGCCTCGTTGATATATGTTCTGTTtctttcacatttttttttttccatttttattttttgtggggGTGGAGTGCATAAACTCTGTTTTCCACTTTTGCGCCTTCACTATCCCTGTTCCTGATATATTTTACATGCACACATATTTTTCCTTCCTCCAGTTTAACTGCAGAGCAATGTGGCCTATTTCCTAGAGTGAGCAATGCTGGTTGATTTTGATGAATTTAACTGCTTTGAGTAATGTGGGAATTTAATTTTTCCACAAATCTCAAGACATAAAGATAGTTCCTTATACTGTCAGGAGGGCACAATTTTTGTCTATGGAAGGGGGAGATTCTCTATCTCActctttttttctttactttttttttttcagggtttttttggagggagggggggggggggggggaggttggTGTGGTtgcttaatatttaaatcctccCTTATTTAACTTTGATGTTGCTATTGTGCTTGGATTGTAATGTACTTCTTTCCTGTATTCCTGCAGTTCATGCCCAAGAAAAGAGGTACACCAAGGAAGAAGGAGATTGTATTCATTGCTCCAACTGGCGAGGAGATATATAATCGAAAGCAACTGGACCAATACCTAAAGGCACACTCTGGTAACCCTGAGATTTCGGAGTTTGATTGGGGTACTGGTGAGACACCAAGGAGATCAGCGAGGATCAGTGAGAAGGCCAAAGCAACTCCACCATCAGATAACGAGCCCCCAAAGAAACGAAGCCGAAAATCTATAGGTtcaaagaaggaaaagaaagatgcaGAAACTGCTGAAGAAACTGGGGATAAGGAAGAAAATCAAATGCCAGATCTGGAGGCCACTGAGAAGGAAAATGTGGAAGCAGTAAAAGGTGGGGATGTTTCCAAGGAAAACCAGGTTGAGAACAAAGATAAAATATTAGAAGAAGCTGACAAAAGCCAAAGTGTGGATGCCAAAATGGAAGAAGCTGGTCCGGAGGAAGCAATTACTGGAAAAGACACCGAGATCCAGGGCAATGTGGATGAAATCAAGTCTGAAGGTGCAGAAGTAGAAGTTGCACCTGCTGAACAAACACCTGGGGAGAAGGAAGTTCCCAAGGAAAACCAGGTTGAGAGCAAAGATAAAATATTGGAGGAAG
This window of the Malania oleifera isolate guangnan ecotype guangnan chromosome 6, ASM2987363v1, whole genome shotgun sequence genome carries:
- the LOC131158785 gene encoding methyl-CpG-binding domain-containing protein 11-like encodes the protein MASSVDRETQSTPKHEAVSLELPAPSGWKKLFMPKKRGTPRKKEIVFIAPTGEEIYNRKQLDQYLKAHSGNPEISEFDWGTGETPRRSARISEKAKATPPSDNEPPKKRSRKSIGSKKEKKDAETAEETGDKEENQMPDLEATEKENVEAVKGGDVSKENQVENKDKILEEADKSQSVDAKMEEAGPEEAITGKDTEIQGNVDEIKSEGAEVEVAPAEQTPGEKEVPKENQVESKDKILEEADKNQGVDAKMEEAGSEEASTGKDTEIQGNVDEIETEGAKVEAAPAENIPGEKEIPEQEVAEAIVVESAAEAENAKDIKETGKGEQLQVEAVNENYVTDEKLDKLDNVTVADQATEKEKLNGMVQAPKEDTKEKQEIIQESDGKHNLHIEEKGKKMEEERELLENAKANGRMDAPQRPAPSPVSC